The following coding sequences are from one Pararge aegeria chromosome 13, ilParAegt1.1, whole genome shotgun sequence window:
- the LOC120628582 gene encoding DNA repair protein RAD50 → MAGIKSLAVRGIRSFGPDESDEQRLTFEKPLTLILGQNGCGKTTVIECLRYAITGQMPPGSRNECFVHDAKINHSTEVMAQVKLKIVNAKDKQLEVSRSMRVTAYKNKKPKFQTLDSFLSVVDATGKTKDISSRCADLDFVMHEELGVSKAILNSVIFCHQEDSSWPLDEGKKVKERFDEIFDADKYSDCFDRLRKIRKEYATNIKLMEQDVAHLTEKKQDLDKKKLDLVNTETRISEAEIKIAELKAELEPITEKIKAIEKLQKDLVFFETSREKIKAKLERGQNDEQDLKKSIQTIFEGTTAELEENISNYSATVKTKQVELKESCSKINSFNKEEERIANEKTSNEVKFNKLILLESQNQEKIDKRNVMIVDNAKLAEMEMAKIETDEDAMKGMTAITDKINDLYDKLKEQKAAADRHERDLQKHVDDSRDALSRHKQKISGKEAEIQSVKKDITKIEKQINDANKSKLKLEVVEEKLKTAEEEYQKTVDEMNTEECQNEINADEKVMETHEQELEELSEKVTKLQKQTAILKEKDLIEDSLKQKEKQLNVLKNKHKTVLTDLLGSMPESNFAFSVNKYEIQMKGEVDSLKKKIRQKQNEITRLEADRKHVRELLSEKRAELTKAEDQMYKACGTQTYETTLAKINTTVEKLQDEQNVLQSSMFIITKYKGQITENNCCPLCNRGFDSETEVTDLVSQLTTQVMNVPAKLEKATEELQKAQAKKDDLLSMRSLNDKISSLKEKDIPQLETRLSDVDKEMATLTESMEEMSMSLLEPEQKLASTRQIQGDMPLLDRFTNEVKTTTKDFEKIKDKCTDVISDITLEDATAKQADLRQKISTLRARIKAAQVKLNAHNKKVQSLGDKKNKFKEEVLNIQKKVQELVNLQESQKQMESNREKFLEELKELQDSIAPLEVELKEKETIKADTVKKNRSDIEAKNTYISKIANAFEKVKSIDLDVRMHKERNINREMDKIKEANDKLLTRQKLIMADRDTLTKRIDSLKDELSKQEIYKRNLEDNMKLRKAQTDIEKCEKELVEINEKLSGVNMEMIGEKEGLITKQTMIFREKAQNEGRLNELKERLKQNKLELKKTQNKDIENRFKQKFYELHVIKAIDRDVRDYSVALEKCLMEFHKEKMENINLIIREMWRKIYRGNDIDYIEIKTEGSMSVDSERRKYDYRVVQSKNGVEIDMRGRCSAGQKVLACLIIRLALAETFSSRFGILALDEPTTNLDHENIKSLCSALGEIVQERMHQRNFMFIIITHDKEFIESLGNIDKVTHYYEVSRNEEGKSRVKKIRFS, encoded by the exons ATGGCGGGAATCAAATCGTTAGCTGTGAGGGGTATCAGAAGTTTTGGTCCAGATGAAAGTGATGAGCAACGTCTAACATTTGAGAAGCCGCTTACATTAATCCTGGGTCAAAATGGCTGTGGCAAAACTACCGTTATAGAATGTTTAAGATACGCCATTACCGGTCAAATGCCGCCGGGTAGCAGAAACGAATGTTTTGTTCATGATGCTAAAATAAACCATTCCACTGAGGTTATGGCTCAAGTGAAATTGAAG ATTGTTAATGCAAAAGATAAACAACTGGAAGTATCACGATCAATGAGAGTAACAGCATACAAGAACAAAAAACCTAAGTTCCAAACCCTAGACTCATTTCTCTCAGTGGTTGATGCAACTGGCAAAACCAAGGACATATCATCAAGGTGTGCCGACTTGGACTTTGTGATGCATGAAGAACTAG GTGTGTCAAAAGCTATATTGAATTCCGTAATATTCTGCCACCAAGAGGATTCAAGCTGGCCTTTAGATGAAGGGAAGAAAGTGAAGGAGAGATTTGATGAAATATTTGATGCTGACAAATACAGTGATTGTTTTGATCGCCTTCGGAAGATAAGGAAGGAATATGCcacaaatattaaattgatgG AGCAAGATGTAGCCCATTTGACTGAGAAGAAACAAGATCTTGATAAGAAGAAACTTGACCTTGTGAACACTGAAACTCGTATCTCGGAAGCGGAGATAAAAATAGCTGAACTAAAAGCGGAATTAGAACCAATCacagaaaaaattaaagctATTGAAAAACTTCAGAAGGACTTAGTATTTTTTGAGACATCACGTGAGAAAATTAAAGCAAA GTTAGAGCGGGGTCAAAATGATGAACAAGATTTAAAGAAATCAATTCAAACTATTTTTGAAGGCACAACTGCAGAACTTGAAGAAAATATAT CAAATTACAGTGCAACAGTAAAGACAAAGCAAGTCGAGTTAAAAGAGTCTTGTTCTAAAATCAATTCTTTCAACAAGGAGGAAGAGAGAATTGCAAATGAAAAAACCTCCAATGAAGTTAAATTCAACAAGCTCATATTGCTGGAGAGCCAGAACCAAGAGAAGATAGACAAGAGAAACGTCATGATTGTCGATAACGCTAAACTTGCtg AAATGGAGATGGCAAAAATAGAAACAGATGAAGACGCAATGAAAGGCATGACCGCTATAACGGACAAGATTAACGATTTGTATGACAAACTGAAGGAACAGAAAGCGGCCGCCGATCGACACGAGAGAGACCTTCAAAAACATGTCGATGATAGTCGAGATGCACta TCGCgtcacaaacaaaaaatctcaGGGAAAGAAGCGGAAATACAGTCTGTCAAGAAAGACATAACAAAGATTGAAAAGCAAATAAACGATGCTAACAAATCCAAACTCAAACTGGAGGTTGTAGAAGAAAAATTAAAGACTGCTGAAGA AGAATATCAAAAGACTGTAGATGAAATGAATACAGAAGAGTGTCAAAATGAAATTAACGCAGACGAAAAAGTAATGGAAACCCATGAACAGGAACTTGAAGAGTTAAGTGAAAAG GTGACGAAATTGCAAAAACAAACTGCCATACTTAAAGAAAAGGACCTGATAGAAGATTCACTAAAACAGAAGGAGAAACAgttaaatgtattaaagaaCAAACACAAAACAGTTTTAACCGACTTGCTTGGAAGTATGCCCGAGAGTAACTTCGCATTTTCAGTGAATAAGTATGAAATTCAAATGAAGGGGGAAGTGGATTcattgaaaaagaaaattagacagaaacaaaatgag ATAACGCGTTTGGAAGCGGACCGCAAACACGTCCGTGAACTTCTAAGCGAGAAGCGCGCCGAATTAACCAAAGCGGAAGATCAAATGTACAAGGCATGCGGCACACAGACTTACGAGACAACACTAGCCAAAATTAATACTACCGTTGAAAAACTGCAG GATGAGCAAAACGTTCTTCAATCatcaatgtttataataacaaaatataaaggaCAAATCACAGAGAACAATTGCTGTCCTCTATGCAATCGTGGATTTGATTCGGAGACTGAG gTAACTGATTTAGTATCCCAGTTAACAACCCAAGTTATGAATGTACCAGCGAAACTAGAAAAGGCCACGGAGGAATTACAAAAGGCACAGGCCAAAAAAGACGATCTCCTTAGCATGAGGTCTTTGAACGATAAAATATCGTCGCTCAAAGAAAAAGATATACCCCAGCTGGAAACGCGCTTGAGTGATGTTGATAAG GAAATGGCCACTCTTACCGAATCCATGGAAGAAATGTCCATGTCTTTATTGGAACCAGAGCAAAAGCTTGCCTCAACGCGTCAGATTCAAGGAGATATGCCCCTCCTTGATAGATTCACTAATGAAGTCAAAACTACTACTAAAGAT TTTGAAAAAATCAAGGACAAGTGCACAGACGTCATATCGGATATAACCTTAGAAGATGCGACGGCGAAGCAAGCAGATCTGAGACAGAAGATCAGTACGTTGCGCGCGCGCATCAAGGCCGCACAAGTCAAACTCAACGCACATAATAAGAAAGTGCAATCTTTGGGTGACAAGAAGAATAAATTCAAGGAAGAGGTGCTTAACATACAAAAGAAG GTCCAAGAATTGGTAAATTTGCAAGAGTCACAAAAACAAATGGAAAGCAATAGGGAGAAGTTTTTGGAAGAACTAAAAGAACTACAAGATTCAATAGCGCCGCTAGAAGTGGAATTGAAAGAGAAAGAGACTATTAAGGCTGACACAGTCAAGAAGAACAG GTCTGATATTGAAGCAAAGAATACATACATAAGCAAAATAGCAAATGCATTCGAAAAAGTTAAGTCTATCGACTTGGATGTAAGAATGCATAAGGAGAGAAATATTAATCGGGAAATGGACAAGATAAAGGAGGCGAATGACAAGTTACTGACCAGACAGAAGCTAATTATGGCCGATCGAGACACGCTTACTAAAAGGATAGATAGTTTGAAAGATGAACTATCCAAACAAGAG atttACAAACGTAATTTAGAAGATAACATGAAGTTGCGCAAAGCACAAACCGACATTGAGAAGTGTGAAAAGGAACTTGTAGAAATCAACGAGAAACTCAGCGGTGTGAATATGGAGATGATTGGGGAGAAGGAGGGCCTGATCACCAAGCAAACTATGATATTTAGAGAGAAGGCGCAGAATGAGGGCAGACTTAATGAACTGAAG GAAAGACTGAAACAAAATAAGCTTGAGTTAAAGAAAACTCAAAACAAGGATATTGAAAACCGATTCAAACAGAAATTCTATGAGCTGCACGTTATTAAAGCAATTGACAGGGATGTCAGGGATTACTCTGTAGCTTTAGAGAAATGTCTCATGGAGTTCCATAAAGAGAAGATGGAGAATATTAATCTTATTATAAG AGAAATGTGGAGGAAGATATATAGAGGGAATGACATTGATTATATCGAAATAAAGACTGAAGGAAGCATGTCGGTCGATTCTGAACGTCGTAAATACGATTACAG GGTTGTTCAATCTAAGAATGGTGTGGAGATCGATATGCGTGGAAGGTGTAGTGCCGGTCAGAAGGTGTTAGCTTGTCTCATAATAAGACTGGCTTTAGCCGAAACATTCAGTTCAAG ATTCGGCATTTTAGCATTAGATGAACCAACAACTAACTTAGACCATGAGAATATAAAATCGCTGTGCTCTGCACTCGGAGAAATAGTCCAAGAGAGGATGCACCAAAGGAATTtcatgtttataattattacccACGACAAGGAATTCATTGAATCACTAGGAAATATTGATAAAGTCACACATTACTATGAAGTTTCTAGGAATGAGGAAGGGAAATCAAGAGTTAAAAAGATAAGATTTTCTTAG
- the LOC120628583 gene encoding conserved oligomeric Golgi complex subunit 8, producing MAQELKELCQLLFPDSTTENAEYFSDITDFIKKLGSQNWENVRKEPERLSEDMKHLTEQTQDLAFTNYKTFVETADISRAIMKDLGKSKESLASFLKDTPDFVSQCESFSQVAGGIVQEKRRYNTIRNQSDKLLELLELPSLMREALNAEDYESALDIFAFIRNLSKRYSEIPIVESTTSEIMTLWYETLYHLFNQLHYDLPLPQCLQILGYLRRANTVFKSTEDEHSRLQYIGNKGSVTSDGLHLHFLKARNAWFGKALEDARNVEAPEKLLRKIVELHRVHLFNVITQHKSIFLSDSQESKVRDNELSGTSALSCWLKLKVESLANILNQDLWREDENSFESLMNQCMYLCLSFGRVGADLRCELTPLFRNNILMQFNSGMEKVDSQFESQMKSYKVPSIKNVLRPINENMTTGPPENLLDYYPLAEYCNGMLTVLNSLRVTAPLNIVKDVYRGFKKSFDKAAQILIMFYHKEQQAFTDIEKQNFVFLCVCFTEDLVPYIAKCLSQSFPPSQVAELLGITLTVLQESKILYLDQIEICKPLNSVTGLVMT from the exons ATGGCTCAAGAACTCAAGGAATTGTGTCAGCTGTTATTTCCGGATTCTACCACAG AAAATGCAGAATACTTCAGTGATATtacagattttataaaaaaattaggatCACAAAATTGGGAAAATGTGAGAAAAGAACCAGAACGACTGAGTGAAGATATGAAACATTTGACAGAGCAGACCCAAGATTTAGCATTCACcaattataaaacttttgtgGAAACAGCTGATATATCTAGAGCTATTATGAAGGATTTAGGGAAATCTAAGGAGTCTCTAGCAAGTTTTCTTAAGGACACTCCTGACTTTGTATCCCAATGTGAGAGTTTTTCCCAAGTAGCTGGTGGGATAGTACAGGAAAAAAG GCGATACAACACTATAAGAAACCAAAGTGACAAGTTGTTGGAGTTACTAGAGTTGCCTTCATTAATGCGTGAAGCTCTGAACGCAGAGGACTATGAGAGTGCATTGGACATCTTTGCATTCATCCGCAATTTATCCAAGAGATACTCTGAAATACCAATTGTAGAG agCACAACTAGTGAGATAATGACATTGTGGTATGAAACACTTTATCATCTCTTCAATCAACTTCACTATGATTTGCCATTACCTCAATGTCTCCAG ATTCTTGGCTACCTCCGAAGAGCCAACACAGTATTCAAATCTACTGAAGATGAGCATAGTAGATTACAATACATTGGTAACAAAGGCAGTGTAACATCAGATGGTTTACACCTACATTTTCTAAAAGCTAGGAATGCTTGGTTTGGAAAAGCACTTGAGGATGCTAGAAATGTTGAag CCCCTGAGAAATTGTTACGTAAAATTGTAGAACTGCACAGAGTACATCTGTTCAATGTGATAACACAAcacaaatcaatatttttatcagaTTCCCAAGAATCAAAAGTTAGAGATAATGAACTTAGTGGCACCAGTGCATTGTCTTGCTGGCTGaaattaaaa GTGGAAAGCTTAGCTAATATCTTGAACCAAGACCTGTGGAGAGAGGACGAAAACAGTTTCGAATCATTAATGAACCAATGTATGTATCTCTGCCTATCTTTTGGAAGAGTTGGCGCCGACCTGAGATGTGAGCTCACGCCTTTATTCCGCAACAATATTTTGATGCAGTTTAACAGTGGCATGGAGAAAGTTGACAGTCAATTTGAGAGCCAGATGAAGTCTTATAAAGTGCCCAGTATCAAAAATGTATTGAGGCCCATTAACGAAAACATGACTACAGGTCCGCCAGAAAACTTACTAGATTATTACCCTCTAGCCGAGTACTGCAATGGAATGCTGACAGTACTTAACTCCTTGCGTGTTACAGCCCCTTTGAATATTGTCAAAGACGTTTATAGAGGCttcaaaaaatcttttgatAAAGCTGCACAGATATTGATAATGTTCTACCATAAAGAGCAACAGGCTTTTACTGATATTGAGAAGCAAAACTTTGTTTTTCTGTGCGTTTGTTTTACGGAAGACTTGGTGCCTTATATAGCTAAATGTTTGTCACAATCGTTTCCACCGTCTCAAGTTGCGGAGTTATTAGGGATCACACTAACAGTATTACaagaaagtaaaatattgtatttagaTCAAATTGAAATATGCAAACCACTAAATAGTGTCACAGGCCTTGTtatgacataa
- the LOC120628798 gene encoding uncharacterized protein LOC120628798, giving the protein MERDNFDTELFIAEIEKRVAIWDMESSDYSNRVIKRRNWEEIVEIFCEPGDSQEKKKALGISLQKKWKGLRDGFVREMKKMKTTPSGSGASSKAKYIYFERLMFLERSTRNKATESNINTTSVTAEEQEFSGDGEDVMRPPLSQVKKKKKLNAADEEFLAIINKNLTSRNQPQTSNQMESDDDKLFCMSLHKELIKIPEENRLQTKIELMKVLQAQQTMYDKPSAVRSAYQPSTQYHYQVGLTQRGQRDYFEETGYNTTESLTSSLSPATYNRGYFTTPRNTLAQNTLPTTPSPASTQDSQESELMELYNN; this is encoded by the exons ATGGAGCGTGATAACTTCGATACTGAACTTTTTATAGCAGAAATTGAAAAAAGAGTAGCCATATGGGATATGGAATCTTCAGACTATTCCAATAGAGTAATAAAACGTAGGAACTGGGAAGAAATAGTCGAAATTTTTTGTGAACCTGGCGATTcccaagaaaagaaaaaagcttTAG GCATTTCATTGCAAAAGAAGTGGAAAGGATTGCGTGATGGCTTTGTTAGAGAAATGAAGAAGATGAAAACCACACCGTCTGGATCAGGAGCCTCCAGCAAagccaaatatatttattttgaacgtTTGATGTTCCTCGAACGATCGACACGGAATAAAGCTACTGAAAGCAATATCAACACCACGTCTGTAACAGCTGAAGAACAAGAATTTTCTGGCGATGGGGAAGATGTAATGAGACCTCCGCTTAGTCaggtgaaaaagaaaaaaaagctgaACGCAGCTGATGAAGAATTTCTCGCcatcataaacaaaaatttaacatcTAGAAATCAGCCACAGACATCAAACCAAATGGAGTCAGATGATGACAAATTATTCTGCATGTCATTACACAAGGAGCTTATTAAAATACCAGAGGAAAACAGACTTCaaacaaaaattgaattaatgaaaGTGCTTCAAGCTCAACAAACCATGTATGATAAACCTTCAGCTGTTCGATCTGCCTACCAACCTTCTACACAATATCATTACCAAGTAGGGCTAACACAACGTGGACAGAGAGATTATTTTGAAGAAACAGGATATAACACAACAGAATCTTTAACATCTTCGTTGTCCCCTGCAACTTATAATCGAGGTTATTTCACTACGCCACGGAATACTCTCGCCCAAAACACTCTTCCAACAACACCATCACCGGCATCTACACAAGATTCGCAAGAATCTGAATTAATGGAgctatacaataattaa